The Argentina anserina chromosome 3, drPotAnse1.1, whole genome shotgun sequence genome includes a region encoding these proteins:
- the LOC126786142 gene encoding uncharacterized protein LOC126786142, which translates to MINEMESIDDKKRKTDQVSEEQAESISLGPYQKWSSFDLNEEASDTSDNGISSSNVNLAGHEPNTIRNDDRGTLEQENISSNAANDISIISSRAKARPYVRSKLPRLRWTPQLHLSFLHAVELLGGQERATPKLILQLMNVRGLSISHVKSHLQMYRSKKLDADGQVVSDTTYDYMDEGDSGDHIPNFVSWSSFQTKIDVVQGNNLDKALHHTSTPINPSRLREEKRWPPLQSISKSWRGRRFASNHFNRSNNHNCSSRSDIVHHMISNRPGTRPTDHDLQRWNLEGESKSSNYKQESEPPYRLEWNEGKSLKYMKWMPDLELGLQSQRVGKGKEINDEAQHNQTVSHAEEPYVTARGVIETLHHYKDHRFEDMNSKQAKKLLAPSFPFLFNY; encoded by the exons ATGATCAATGAGATGGAGTCAATTgatgataaaaaaagaaagaccGACCAGGTTAGTGAGGAACAAGCAGAAAGCATATCGTTAGGGCCTTACCAGAAATGGTCATCCTTTGATTTAAATGAAGAAGCTAGCGATACCAGCGACAATGGTATTAGTAGTTCCAACGTTAACCTGGCTGGTCACGAACCTAATACAATTAGAAATGATGACAGAGGAACCCTAGAGCAGGAAAACATTAGTAGTAATGCAGCTAATGATATTAGTATTATTAGCTCTAGGGCTAAAGCAAGGCCATATGTACGATCCAAACTACCTCGGCTCCGGTGGACACCCCAACTCCATCTCTCTTTTTTGCATGCTGTGGAATTACTAGGAGGGCAAGAGA gaGCAACTCCCAAGTTAATTCTTCAGCTCATGAATGTGAGAGGACTGAGCATTTCCCACGTAAAGAGTCACTTGCAG ATGTATCGAAGTAAGAAGCTCGATGCAGATGGTCAAG TAGTATCTGATACAACTTACGACTACATGGATGAAGGGGATTCAGGGGATCACATACCTAACTTCGTTTCGTG GTCAAGTTTTCAGACAAAGATCGATGTCGTACAAGGCAACAATTTGGACAAAGCTTTGCATCATACAAGCACTCCCATAAACCCTAGCAGATTACGTGAGGAAAAGAGGTGGCCTCCATTACAAAGCATTAGCAAAAGCTGGAGAGGCAGAAGATTTGCTTCCAACCATTTCAACAGGTCAAATAATCATAATTGCTCATCCCGATCCGATATTGTGCATCATATGATTAGCAACAGACCAGGTACAAGACCAACAGATCATGATCTACAGCGTTGGAACCTTGAAGGTGAAAGCAAATCCAGTAACTACAAACAAGAATCCGAACCGCCATATAGGCTTGAG TGGAACGAAGGAAAAAGTTTGAAGTACATGAAATGGATGCCTGATTTGGAGTTGGGTCTGCAAAGCCAAAGAGTTGGTAAGGGGAAGGAGATCAATGACGAGGCTCAGCATAATCAGACGGTTAGTCATGCTGAAGAACCTTATGTAACTGCGCGAGGAGTTATAGAGACTTTACACCATTACAAAGATCATCGATTCGAGGACATGAATAGCAAACAAGCTAAGAAACTATTAGCACCAAGCTTTCCCTTTCTCTTTAATTATTAG